Genomic window (Caloenas nicobarica isolate bCalNic1 chromosome 37, bCalNic1.hap1, whole genome shotgun sequence):
CCTGTCCcacccccccatgtccccagggtcccaCCTCACTCTGTCCCACCCCGCCAGGGTCCCCCCGTGTCACCCACCGTCGTGCAGGGGGGTCTGCGACCCATACATGGGGGTCCGGGACCCGGAGCCGTACATGGGGGTCTGGGAGCCGTACATGGGGGTGCGTCCGTACGACGACGTCATCCCCCCGCCGGGGCGCCGTGACCCCCTGTGGGGACAACGGGTGGgtcagggaggggacagggacacccccaaaGAGCCTGGGGGCTCCCAGGGCCACCCTGACCCATTTGGGGTCCCCAAGGGCGACCTTGACCCCTGAGTGGGGGCCTACAAGGGCCACCATGTCCCCTTTGGGGGTCCCCAAGGGCCACCCTGACCCATTTGGGGTCCCCAAGGGCGACCTTGACCCCTGAGGGGGGGCCTACAAGGGCCACCATGTCCCCTTTGGGGGTCCCCAAGGGCCACTCTGACCCATTTGGGGTCCCCAAGGGCGACCTTGACCCCTTGCGGGGGTCTGCAAGGGCCACCGTGTCCCCTTGGGGGCTCCCAGGGCCACCCTGACCCATTTGGGGTCCCCAAGGGCGGCCTTGACCCCTTGGGGGGGTCTGCAACGGCCACCGTGTCCCCAAGGGCCACCCTGACTCATTTGGGGGTCCCCAAGGGTGACCTTGACCCCTTGAGGGGTCCCCAAGGGTCACCCCAACCCCTTGGGGGGGTCTCCCAGGGCCACTCTGAGCCCCTGGGGGGGGCACTCTGACTCCGTTCGGGGGTCCCCAAGGGTGACCTTGACCCCTGGCGGGGTCTGCAAGGGCCACCGTGTCCCCTTGGGGGGTCTCCCAGGGCCACCCTGACCCCCTGGGGGGGCACCCTGATCCCTGGGGGTCTCCCAGGGCCACCCTGACCCCCTGGGGGGGCACCCTGACCCCCGGGGGTCCCGGTGCCCCCACTCACACGGTGGTGAGGCGCTGCCGATCCACCGAGATGGTTTGGCACGTCGAGTGCAACTCCACGCGCGCTGTCGACTCCGTCGCGTCCTTCACCACCCCGATGTAACCTGGCGGGGACACAAACACACAAGCACCGGGGGGGGctcagggtgtccccaagggtccccTCTGTCACTCGGGGGGGGGTGACAAAGCGCCACCCACCTTTGTAGGGTCCCTGGGAGATCCGCACCGTCTGCCCGATCAGGTCGTTATCGCGGCGCCCGCGGCCGCGGCTCATCCCGCCGCCCCCAAAACCCCCGCGTTggcctgggggggacacaaacGGGTCGGGGAGGGgtcttggggacacccccccagcTTTGGGGACAGCTTGGGAACACCCCCAGCACTCACCGGCCCCACTGGGGTGCATGGGGCTGCTGATCCGGGGGCTCATGGGGGCGAAGCCGCCGACGGTGAAATTGGTGACGTCCCGCGGCTGCCAAGGAGAAAACAGGAGTtgcggggaggcggggggggacGGTAAAATAGGGGGGGGACGGTcccctgggggtgtccccaagtgtccccaccTTGGAGCCGCCGGCCAGGACGAGGTGCCGGGTTTTGCAGACGAACATTCCGCCGTTTTCCACCAGTTTCTTGCAGTGCAGGAAGGCGAAGCCGCGGAAAAGGTGCCGGATCTCGCCCTCCCGGCCCTGCCCCGGCGAAACAGGGGGGGGGAACCCCCAAAAAATTAGGGGGAGAACCCCAAAGAGGGGACTGGACCCCCCTTGGAAATTGGGGGGGCAAAGAGGGACCCCAATTCGGCTCAGGAGGGACCCAGCTCAGCACAGGGATGGTCCCCTGGGCCGGGACAGACCCAGAGCACCCCTAAAATGCCATGGGGGGGCCCCAAAATGCCACGGGGGGGCCCAAAATGCCATGGGGGGGCCCCAAAAAGCACCACGAAGAACCCAGAGGGGACAAGGAGGGACCCCAAGAAACCCCCCATTGCCACGAGGGGCCCCCCAAGCATCAGAGAGTCCTCGAAACGCCacaaatggccccaaaatccccagaggggacccccaaacccacccccccagggccccccccgTACCGAGTGGGGCCCGTCGATGACTTTGACGATGTCCTTGACGTGGATGTTGTTCTGCTCCGAGTCCAGCGCCACGGCGAAGCGATTGTCCTTCTTCCTGGTGACCGCCTGGTGCCGAACCGTCACCACCTTCCCGTACATGTTCAGAACCTGGGGGggtacaaataaataaagattgGGGGGGGGGACAAATAAAGATAAGGGGGGGACAAATAAAgatgggggggggacacaaggggCCGTGGGACAGACGAGGGGACAAACATCCCCATGGGGCCGGGGGACGCGCGAGCGCGGAACCCGCGGTGGTTTGGGGACGTTTGCCGCGGTTTGGGGACATTGGCGGCGTCCCCAAATGGGGGGGGACGTACCTGGAAGGTCTCTCGCTCCAGGCGCACGATGACCCCCACGGTTTGGGGGTCCAGCTGCACCAGCTCCCCCCATTCGTGCTGCCCCCCAACATCAACGCCCGAGGCCGTttcagagcaaagctgcaggtCCCGTGGCAAAACCTTCAGCTGGGGGTAAAAACCATCTAGACGTCACCGTTTCCccgcttttttccccccaaaaaacaccccgtTCGGGGGCCAaaggtgccttttttttgtgcCCCCCCATAAAAAAAAACCTCGTGCATGGTGAGGTCGGAGAAGAGGATGACAAAGTTTTCCTCCACGCGCACGATCAGCCCCGTGTCGCCCTCGTAGCGCCCAGCGATGACTTTGACGTGATCACCCATTTTGAAGTATTTCCGTAATTCCTGTGCCGGGAACTCCAGCATGTCCTGTTGTGGGGGGAAAAACACCGTGTTGTGGGGGGGAAAACACCAGGGGGGTCACAGCATTGTCCCCAGGGGGGTCCCCGACCTTCAGGTCCTCGTGTTTGGGCATGATGGTGATTTTGTTGCCGTCGACGCTGAGGATTTTGCCCTGGAGATTGATCAACTCGCCCTCGCAAACCTCCACGTTGTCGCCCGGTTGGAAGTTGTGCTCCCGTTCCTTCCCTGGGGGGGGACAACAGGGACAAtgaggggacaatggggacaatgaggggacaacggggacaacGAGGGGACaaggggggcaatggggacagcCCCGTACCCGTGCTCTCCGTCACCACCTCCAGGTCGATGCCTTCGGGTTGATCCTCGAATTTTTCCAGCTCCGACAGCGTCGGTTTCACACCCTCCGTGatctgcccacagcccagaatCGGCCCCGTTTTCCCACAAAAcgggtttttttggggtgaaaGCAGCGGGTTTTGGGCCCGTCCCACTCACCACTGCCGACATGGCGAAGCTCTTGAACAGGAAACCCTTGCGGCTGTAGCGGTTGCCCTCGAAAATGAGAAAATCGCCGTCGGACGCCACGTCCCCTCCCAGGGACCTGGGGACAAAAGCCACGTCACCCCCCGCCCAGGGGTGAAAAcggtgaatttgggggttttggggggcggTTTTGGGGGCACATCCGACGTCCCCGTCGCGGCGATGGTGACGCACCGGATCTTCTCGGCGTCGAAAAGCCGCTGGGGGGGTCGCTTGAACTTCTTCCTCTTGGCGAACCAGTCTTTCTGCGGGGAGGGGGCGTCAGCGGGGGGGGACGGGGTTGGGGACGGCGGCgtcgcccccccggccccctcaCCAGGCTCATCCGGGCTTTGATGCGGTCAAAGTCGATGCGGGGGATCATCTTGAGGGAGATCTGGTTCTGGCTGGGCTCCACGTAATCCACCTGCGACATGGGGCGGGTGACGaagggacacctggggacaccccggggacaccccagcGCTGCCGCCACCCCCTCCTCCAGCCACATATCAGCTCCCAGGGGCCACCACACACCGgatctgctggggctgggggacaggggacagctggggacaccttggggacactCAGCGTCACATTAGGGACACCCCTGCTGGTGGGTCACCCCCTGGTCCAACCACAGCCCAGTTTCCCCAACGTAGATGTGACCCCAAAAACTTGatctgcaggggctggggacacggggacactcGGGGACCCTCAGGGCCAccttggggacactgtggggacactCGGGGCCACCTTGGGGACAGTCAGGACCACATTAGGGACGATCTTGCTGGTGGGTCACCCCCCTGGTCCAACCACATCCCAGTTTCCCCAACGTAGATGTGACCCCAAAAACTTGatctgcaggggctgggggacacggggccacTTGGGGCCACCTTGGGGCCACTCGGGGCCACCCCTTTGTCACCTGGGCGATGTCGTCCTTGTAGATGCCCCTCTTGAGGCGCACCCAGGCCTTGGGCTTGAGGTTGGTGACCTCCTTGACCACCTTGAGCACGTCGGTCATCTCCTTGATGGGCACCATCTGCTGGTTCCAGTAGCCCACGCGCAGGTTGCCCACGCCCTCGATGGCCTGCTTGACGTGCGTCTGCTTGTAGGCCTCCACGTAGATGTAGCCCTTGACGTGCTCGGGGGCCACCACCGACTTGATCTGCAGAGGctggggacgcggggacacgaggggacatGTCAGGGACACAAGGGGACGCGCTAGGGACACGTTTGGGATGGTTGGAGACAACCCCGGTGACGGGTTTTCAGCCCTGGTCCAACCACAGACCTGTTTCCCCAACACTGATGGGACCCTCGATGTGCTTGGGGGCCACCAAGGACTTgatgtgcaggggctggggacacggggacacttggggacatgTCAGGGACACATTGGAGACAATTGGGGACACGTCTGGGATGGTTGGAGACAACCCCGGTGATGGGTTTTCAACCCTGGTCCAACCACAGACCTGTTTCCCCAACACTGATGGGACCCTCGATGTGCTCGGGGGCCACCAAGGACTTGATCTGCAGAGGctggggacgcggggacacgaggggacatGTCAGGGACACAAGGGGACGCGCTAGGGACACGTTTGGGATGGTTGGAGACAACCCCGGTGATGGGTTTTCAACCCTGGTCCAACCACAGACCTGTTTCCCCAACACTGATGGCACCCTCGATGTGCTCGGGGGCCACCAAAGACTTGATCtgcaggggttggggacacgggggacagtTGGTGACATGTCAGGGACACATTGGAGACAATTGGGGACACGTTTGGGATGGTTGGAGACAACCCCGGTG
Coding sequences:
- the SUPT5H gene encoding transcription elongation factor SPT5 isoform X1; this translates as MSDSDDSNFSEDESERSSEAEEAEAEEERASEKEEEEEEEEEEYDEEEEEEDDDRPAKKPRHGGFILDEADVDDEYEDEDQWEDGAEDILEKEEIEASNIDNVVLDEDRSGARRLQNLWRDQREEELGEYYMKKYAKSSVGETVYGGSDELSDDITQQQLLPGVKDPNLWTVKCKIGEERATAIALMRKFIAYQFTDTPLQIKSVVAPEHVKGYIYVEAYKQTHVKQAIEGVGNLRVGYWNQQMVPIKEMTDVLKVVKEVTNLKPKAWVRLKRGIYKDDIAQVDYVEPSQNQISLKMIPRIDFDRIKARMSLKDWFAKRKKFKRPPQRLFDAEKIRSLGGDVASDGDFLIFEGNRYSRKGFLFKSFAMSAVITEGVKPTLSELEKFEDQPEGIDLEVVTESTGKEREHNFQPGDNVEVCEGELINLQGKILSVDGNKITIMPKHEDLKDMLEFPAQELRKYFKMGDHVKVIAGRYEGDTGLIVRVEENFVILFSDLTMHELKVLPRDLQLCSETASGVDVGGQHEWGELVQLDPQTVGVIVRLERETFQVLNMYGKVVTVRHQAVTRKKDNRFAVALDSEQNNIHVKDIVKVIDGPHSGREGEIRHLFRGFAFLHCKKLVENGGMFVCKTRHLVLAGGSKPRDVTNFTVGGFAPMSPRISSPMHPSGAGQRGGFGGGGMSRGRGRRDNDLIGQTVRISQGPYKGYIGVVKDATESTARVELHSTCQTISVDRQRLTTVGSRRPGGGMTSSYGRTPMYGSQTPMYGSGSRTPMYGSQTPLHDGSRTPHYGSQTPLHDGSRTPAQSGAWDPNNPNTPSRADEDFEYGFDDEPTPSPQGYGGTPNPQTPGYPDPSSPQVTQPYNPQTPGTPAMYNTEQFSPYAVPSPQGSYQPSPSPQSYHQVAPSPVGYQNSHSPASYHPTPSPMAYQASPSPSPVGYSPMTPGAPSPGGYNPHTPGSGIEQNSSDWVTTDIQVKVKDTYLDSQAVGQTGVIRSVTGGMCSVYLKDSEKVVSISSEHLEPVTPTKSNKVKVILGEDREATGILLSIDGEDGIVRMDLEEQLKILNLRFLGKLLEA
- the SUPT5H gene encoding transcription elongation factor SPT5 isoform X2; protein product: MSDSDDSNFSEDESERSSEAEEAEAEEERASEKEEEEEEEEEEYDEEEEEEDDDRPAKKPRHGGFILDEADVDDEYEDEDQWEDGAEDILEKASNIDNVVLDEDRSGARRLQNLWRDQREEELGEYYMKKYAKSSVGETVYGGSDELSDDITQQQLLPGVKDPNLWTVKCKIGEERATAIALMRKFIAYQFTDTPLQIKSVVAPEHVKGYIYVEAYKQTHVKQAIEGVGNLRVGYWNQQMVPIKEMTDVLKVVKEVTNLKPKAWVRLKRGIYKDDIAQVDYVEPSQNQISLKMIPRIDFDRIKARMSLKDWFAKRKKFKRPPQRLFDAEKIRSLGGDVASDGDFLIFEGNRYSRKGFLFKSFAMSAVITEGVKPTLSELEKFEDQPEGIDLEVVTESTGKEREHNFQPGDNVEVCEGELINLQGKILSVDGNKITIMPKHEDLKDMLEFPAQELRKYFKMGDHVKVIAGRYEGDTGLIVRVEENFVILFSDLTMHELKVLPRDLQLCSETASGVDVGGQHEWGELVQLDPQTVGVIVRLERETFQVLNMYGKVVTVRHQAVTRKKDNRFAVALDSEQNNIHVKDIVKVIDGPHSGREGEIRHLFRGFAFLHCKKLVENGGMFVCKTRHLVLAGGSKPRDVTNFTVGGFAPMSPRISSPMHPSGAGQRGGFGGGGMSRGRGRRDNDLIGQTVRISQGPYKGYIGVVKDATESTARVELHSTCQTISVDRQRLTTVGSRRPGGGMTSSYGRTPMYGSQTPMYGSGSRTPMYGSQTPLHDGSRTPHYGSQTPLHDGSRTPAQSGAWDPNNPNTPSRADEDFEYGFDDEPTPSPQGYGGTPNPQTPGYPDPSSPQVTQPYNPQTPGTPAMYNTEQFSPYAVPSPQGSYQPSPSPQSYHQVAPSPVGYQNSHSPASYHPTPSPMAYQASPSPSPVGYSPMTPGAPSPGGYNPHTPGSGIEQNSSDWVTTDIQVKVKDTYLDSQAVGQTGVIRSVTGGMCSVYLKDSEKVVSISSEHLEPVTPTKSNKVKVILGEDREATGILLSIDGEDGIVRMDLEEQLKILNLRFLGKLLEA